The following DNA comes from Micromonospora chokoriensis.
TGTCGGCGATCGCCGGGCGACGATGCGCGGCGGTGCCGAGAGAAGGTTCGGATGTGCTGGACGGCGCGATGCAACTCCGCGACGAGGTGCCGGCCGGTCAGGCCTCGTCGCGGCGGCTAAGGAGGAGAAGCGCCCGCCACATGACCACGTCACCCTACGTGATGGCAGGGGCGGTGGGAAGGTAGGTCCGGACTATGGGACCAGCGTCATGGTCCGTGCCGGGTCGCCCGGGAGCGGACGGTCAGCGGAGCAGCAGGTCGGCGAGGGGTCGACGGTGGCGCAGGCTGGTCTCCTCGGCGACCAGGTCGGCCGGGAGACTGAGCGGGTCGCCGAGACGCCCGACGGCGACCACCGCGTACGGCCGTACGTCGGCGGGAAGGTGCAGGTCAGCGACGAGTCCGGCGCGGTCGACGGTGAGGACCTGGCGTACGTGCAGTCCGAGCGCGGTGGCCTGCACGGTGAGGTGGGCGACGGCCTGGCCCAGGTCGTAGGCGATCCCGTCGGCCGGCGCGGCGTCCGATGCCGTGTCGGCGTCGACGTGTGCGGCGAGCAGCAGAGCGGCGGCGCGGTGCGCCCACCGCTGCTCACGCTCGGGCAGGTTGACCAGAATCCGCTTCCAGGTCTCGTCGTCGCGGTGGCCGAGGGTGAACCTCCAGGGCTGGCGGTTGCCCAGCGACGGCGCCCATCGGGCCGCCTCGAGCAGGGAGGCCGCGTCCGCCGCACTCAGCTCGTCGGTGGGGTGGAACGCCAGCGGGCTCCAACGGAAGGCGAGCAGCGGGGTCAGGTCAGCCATGCCGGTAATCGTCCTGTATGGGTGATTCGCCGATCAGGCGGGGTCGGCAAAATGTGGGCAAACGCACCCGTAACGGGATGAAGATCAGGACGTTCCCGCGCTCGGGCTGTCCGACGGGTCAGGGGTCGGCGGCGCGGCGGTGTCCAGCGGATCCCGGTCGATCACCACCGGCCCGGCCAACTGCACGGTGGCCGGCGCCGGGCCGGGCGGTGCGGCCAGCCGCAACGTCCCGACCCCGGTCCGGACGCCGGTCGGTGTGCCGTCCCGGTCGTAGCAGTAGAAGCCCACGTCCAGCGGGGCGTTCAGCGACGCCGAGGTGGAGTCCACCGAGTAGCACGTACCGGTCAGGCCCTCGGGCGTGTCGGCCGGGGCCACCGCCAACGGCGCGCGTCGGTCGGTGAGCACGTCCAGCCAGTCGGTCAGCGGATGCTGGACGCGGGGGTCCGATCGGCGCGGGATCGCGTC
Coding sequences within:
- a CDS encoding nitroreductase family protein; the protein is MADLTPLLAFRWSPLAFHPTDELSAADAASLLEAARWAPSLGNRQPWRFTLGHRDDETWKRILVNLPEREQRWAHRAAALLLAAHVDADTASDAAPADGIAYDLGQAVAHLTVQATALGLHVRQVLTVDRAGLVADLHLPADVRPYAVVAVGRLGDPLSLPADLVAEETSLRHRRPLADLLLR